One window of Triticum dicoccoides isolate Atlit2015 ecotype Zavitan chromosome 5A, WEW_v2.0, whole genome shotgun sequence genomic DNA carries:
- the LOC119302489 gene encoding acyl-coenzyme A thioesterase 9, mitochondrial-like: MAMRSSTATSLLSRTLRLRATSSPPRLEPSAHRLPRVESRAASSSSSSGGGDPSGQEPAPAPMDSPIKVFSDLRGGGGGRGGGAAIDAGGSARKPLSLWPGMYHSPVTNALWEARSSIFERKMDAGGNADAGPQTELLTKRPAQSRTSIVYKFASDDILREQYRDPWNEVRVGKLLEDLDALAGTIAVKHCSDDDSTTRPLLLVTASVDKMVLMKPLRLDTEVKITGAVTYVGRSSIDIQIEVTQVDQDGDVQSDPIALTANFTFVARDSVTGKSAPVNRLSPETEREKQLYAETEALEKVKRRKREEQKGVLEKGVHKLGAEAERLKALLAEGRVFSDFPALADRDSILMKDTRLETSMICQPQQRNLYGRIFGGFLMHRAFELAFSTAYAFVGQRPCFLEVDHVDFLKPVDVGDFLRFKSCVLFTQLENKWQPLVNVEVVAHVTRPELRKSEISNTFHFTFSVGSDALKNGVNIRNVVPSTEEEARRILNRMDAEGLFD, encoded by the exons ATGGCCATGAGATCCTCGACAGCGACGTCGCTGCTCTCCAGAACCCTCCGcctccgcgccacctcctccccgcCCCGCCTCGAACCGTCCGCGCACCGCCTCCCCCGTGTCGAATCGAgagccgcgtcgtcgtcgtcgtcgtcgggcgGAGGGGATCCGTCGGGCCAGGAGCCGGCGCCGGCGCCCATGGACTCCCCGATCAAGGTGTTCTCCGACCTCCGCGGCGGAGGGGGCGGCCGCGGCGGGGGCGCGGCGATCGACGCGGGCGGGTCGGCGCGGAAGCCGCTCAGCCTGTGGCCCGGGATGTACCACTCGCCGGTCACCAACGCGCTGTGGGAGGCGCGGTCCAGCATCTTCGAGCGCAAGATGGACGCCGGGGGCAACGCCGACGCCGGCCCGCAGACGGAGCTGCTCACCAAGAGGCCCGCGCAGAGCCGGACCTCCATCGTCTACAAGTTCGCCTCCGACGACATCCTCCGCGAGCAGTACCGCGACCCCTGGAACGAGGTGCGCGTCGGCAAGCTGCTCGAGGACCTCGACGCCCTCGCCGGCACCATCGCCGTCAAG CACTGTTCTGATGACGATAGCACAACAAGACCCCTTTTGTTAGTTACTGCTTCTGTGGATAAGATGGTCTTAATGAAGCCACTTCGTCTGGACACTGAAGTAAAGATTACAGGGGCTGTTACTTACGTTGGTCGCTCTTCGATTGATATACAGATTGAAGTGACTCAGGTTGATCAAG ACGGTGATGTGCAGTCAGACCCAATTGCATTGACGGCTAACTTCACATTTGTTGCACGAGACTCGGTGACCGGAAAATCCGCTCCAGTGAACCGCCTTTCACCAGAAACCGAGAGAGAGAAGCAGTTATATGCAGAGACAGAAGCACTGGAAAAGGTGAAAAGAAGGAAAAGAGAAGAACAGAAGGGAGTGCTTGAAAAGGGGGTGCATAAGCTTGGTGCTGAGGCTGAGAGGCTGAAGGCTTTACTGGCAGAGGGTCGTGTTTTCTCTGATTTTCCTGCTTTGGCTGATAGGGATAGCATATTGATGAAGGATACTCGCCTGGAGACCTCTATGATCTGCCAACCTCAACAGCGAAACTTGTATGGACGGATATTTGGAGGTTTCTTGATGCACCGAGCATTTGAGCTTGCTTTCTCGACTGCCTATGCCTTTGTTGGACAGAGACCGTGTTTTCTTGAGGTCGACCATGTCGACTTCTTAAAGCCG GTGGATGTTGGAGACTTTCTTCGATTCAAATCATGTGTCTTGTTTACCCAGCTTGAGAATAAATGGCAGCCCCTGGTAAATGTCGAAGTCGTCGCTCATGTGACAAGGCCCGAGCTCCGAAAAAGCGAG ATCTCCAACACATTCCACTTCACCTTCTCAGTCGGCAGCGACGCTCTGAAGAATGGAGTGAACATCCGCAACGTTGTTCCCTCAACCGAAGAAGAGGCACGCCGTATATTAAACCGCATGGATGCCGAGGGTTTGTTCGATTGA